TTACTCCAAGTTCATCTGCATAACTAAAAACATATGCAATCGCCGCAGCAAGGTCTTCACATGCCACATCAACACCTCCTACACGATACTGTATGACAAAAGCATTATATCCTTGTTTGCTCAACTCTATAGCATGCGGAAAGCCCTCATGAATCGATCCAACATATGAAAAGCCTCCTCCTGGACATACAATTGCAAAAGGCTTATCTGTCTTTCCACGAAAAAAGAACAATCCCGTATTATTCTTCTCTGAATCTTTCTTCTTCTCTTCGTTACTGTAAATATCGCAAAAGATTTTTTGTCCATCTGCCACTTCGTCAATCATATAATTGATGGTATCCACAACGTTTTTAGACCTTACATTGCTGTGATATGGAAGAAGCCATTGCACCTTTGACAATGGCATGTTCACCTGATATCCAAACTCTAAAGGAAGTATAAGCTGACTAAATCCATCAAAGGCTGGATGTTTTAAAATAGTT
The Clostridium felsineum DSM 794 DNA segment above includes these coding regions:
- a CDS encoding alpha/beta hydrolase, producing MEKKIYTHMKTSDTIRTILKHPAFDGFSQLILPLEFGYQVNMPLSKVQWLLPYHSNVRSKNVVDTINYMIDEVADGQKIFCDIYSNEEKKKDSEKNNTGLFFFRGKTDKPFAIVCPGGGFSYVGSIHEGFPHAIELSKQGYNAFVIQYRVGGVDVACEDLAAAIAYVFSYADELGVSTKYYSLWGSSAGARMAAYLGSYGTKRFGKKELPRPSAVIMAYTGHSDYTRNDPSTFVVVGQQDGIANASTMKRRVDALDRLGIDTELHEYSGVGHGFGLGIGTSAEGWLNEAVRFWKISML